The proteins below are encoded in one region of Candidatus Binatia bacterium:
- a CDS encoding SPOR domain-containing protein, giving the protein MATRQARRQLQLTSFEMTLVAVSFVVTVTTVFFFGLFVGKKNASFHAPAEDRVARIPVDDFTKYKRPEPIEKPAKAAPVAAASASSGKPAAAPDKNSASSNTAEPVAAVAKVDTPADSKAQVAAAPVAAATPATKPAPVSIPAGTTAKEAQKDAKAKEAAAAKEKEKEKDDAEPARGHGYTVQILQTRKQVDADQLVQKLKAHGYAAYIKKVSDGDDAWYRVRVGSYSAFGEARAAADRCHQEMGLGQAFVSTE; this is encoded by the coding sequence ATGGCGACGCGGCAGGCGAGACGACAGCTCCAGCTGACCAGCTTCGAGATGACGCTGGTCGCCGTCAGCTTCGTCGTCACCGTGACCACCGTGTTCTTCTTCGGCCTCTTCGTCGGCAAGAAGAACGCGTCGTTCCACGCGCCCGCCGAAGATCGCGTCGCGCGCATTCCCGTCGACGACTTCACGAAATACAAAAGGCCGGAGCCGATCGAGAAACCGGCCAAGGCGGCGCCCGTCGCTGCCGCTTCCGCATCGAGCGGGAAGCCGGCCGCTGCGCCGGACAAGAATTCCGCTTCCTCGAACACTGCCGAACCCGTCGCAGCGGTCGCAAAAGTCGACACGCCCGCCGACAGCAAAGCGCAAGTTGCCGCCGCACCGGTTGCCGCGGCGACGCCAGCCACCAAGCCCGCACCAGTCTCCATCCCTGCAGGGACCACGGCGAAGGAGGCCCAGAAAGATGCAAAGGCGAAGGAAGCTGCAGCCGCCAAGGAAAAGGAAAAGGAGAAAGACGACGCCGAGCCCGCGCGCGGCCACGGCTACACCGTCCAGATCCTCCAGACGCGCAAACAGGTTGATGCCGATCAACTCGTGCAGAAGCTGAAGGCCCACGGCTACGCGGCCTACATCAAGAAGGTCAGCGACGGCGACGACGCGTGGTACCGCGTGCGCGTCGGAAGCTATTCGGCCTTCGGTGAGGCCCGCGCGGCGGCAGACCGCTGCCACCAGGAAATGGGGCTCGGGCAGGCGTTCGTCAGCACGGAGTAG
- a CDS encoding MarR family winged helix-turn-helix transcriptional regulator, which yields MTRLTRVLGRCRREPVRGARWALDFYIVSRYISAMPATVSLKEYRALAELRFQIRRFVAFSEASARSVNLEPQQHQLLLAIRGLPDGVEPTIGCLAERLQIQHNSAVDLVIRCVERQLVRKQPSPMDGRQVQVVLTVKGIRVLEKLAVAHRTELLTRAPALIGALEALAGTMGRRRGQERQP from the coding sequence GTGACCCGGCTCACTCGCGTCCTCGGCCGATGCCGGCGGGAGCCCGTGCGGGGCGCCCGGTGGGCATTGGATTTTTATATCGTATCACGATACATCTCCGCGATGCCGGCCACCGTCAGCCTCAAGGAATACCGCGCCCTTGCGGAGCTGCGCTTCCAGATCCGCCGTTTCGTCGCATTCAGCGAAGCCAGCGCCCGCTCGGTCAACCTGGAGCCCCAACAGCACCAGCTTCTGCTCGCAATCCGCGGGCTGCCCGATGGCGTGGAGCCGACGATCGGGTGCCTCGCCGAACGCCTGCAGATCCAGCACAACAGTGCCGTCGATCTCGTCATCCGGTGCGTAGAGAGACAGCTCGTGCGCAAACAGCCGTCCCCGATGGACGGCCGGCAGGTGCAGGTCGTGCTCACGGTCAAGGGGATCCGCGTGCTCGAAAAGCTCGCGGTCGCGCACCGCACCGAGCTCCTGACGCGCGCACCGGCGTTGATCGGCGCGCTCGAGGCGCTTGCAGGCACGATGGGCCGGCGGCGCGGCCAGGAGCGGCAGCCGTGA